ATTTTAATTACTCAGCTTGGTATGTTTTCGATGGTATTTTTTAATACAATCATGTCAGGGAAATATCATTCGGATGCACTTGCTGGAGTAGCTATTGGATCGTCTATTTGGAATCCCGTTTTTACTGGGATTAGCGGAATATTATTAGCAGTATCGCCAATAGCGGCACAGAGATTTGGTGAAAAAAAACCAGGTGAAGTTTCAACAATTGTCAAGCAAGGAATCTATCTTTCTGTGATTCTTACAATCTTGGTCATCGTGGCAGGAATCTTTACGATCCATCCAATACTGGATAAAATGAATCTTCCTAAAAATGTTGATAATACAGCGTTTCGGTATTTAGTTGGTCTTAGTTTTGGCATTCTCCCTTTATTCATATTTAATGTACTCAGATCGTTTATTTATGCGCTTGGTAAAACACGAGTGATTATGATTATTATGATTGCCTCATTGCCTCTTAATCTATTTTTGAATTACGTCCTGATTTTTGGATATTGGGGCTTCCCGGAATTGGGCGGTGCAGGTGCAGGGTATGCCACATCGATTACGGATTGGGTTATAATGGCAGTGACTGCATGGATTGTTGAAAAGCAGGAACCTTTTTCTTCCTTCCAGGTTCTGTCTAATTGGCGGGAATTTTCTTATGATACCTGTAAGGAAATATTAAAAATTGGTGTGCCGATGGGCTTATCCACATTCTTTGAAACAAGCATGTTCGCGGTTGTTACCATTTTAATCAGTAAATTTAACGTTACAACAGTGGCAGCTTATCAATCAGCACTGAATATTGTCTCTTTTTTGTACATGATTCCAACCAGTGTTTCTATGGCTCTCACGGTTTTAATCGGCTTTGAAGTTGGAGCCAAGAGGTATAAGGATGCAAAGGTATACAGTTGGCTAGGTATTGCTTTGGCTGTTGTCATTGCCCTCTTTACCGGGCTTTTGGTAATCATATTCCGTTATCAAGTCGCTGGATTATACTCTAATGAAACAGCTGTCATCAATTTAACGGCAGACTTCTTAATCTTTGCCTTATTCTTTCAAATGTCAGATGCAACACAAGTAACTGCCCAAGCTGCACTAAGAGGCTATAAAGATGTCAACCTTGCCTTCATCATGACCTTAATCGCATACTGGGCGATCTGTCTCCCAGTCGGATACCTTCTGGCACATTTCACAAACCTAGAGGCCAGGGGTTACTGGATCGGACTCACTGTCGGACTGCTCGCAGCTGGTATCACACTCTCTGGCAGACTTTTATACATTCAAAAACGGAAATTTACTAACCAAGAACTTCGAGAAGTTGTGGGATAAATGGTGTTGGTGTCAGGCACCGTAAAAAGACAAATTAGGCAAAATGTTCACCTGAGGTGGACATTTTTTTTGAAGTTTAAATTATTGTAAATAAATAGCATATTTTATTGGAAATAGATAAATTAAAATATACAAAAAAGTTTTCAATGCCGTATCTTTTATGCCTTATTTAAACGTTATTAGATTAGAGAGTGCAAAAAGGAGTGAAAGTAAATGTCAATCAGTTCAGGTGATAACATCTATGATCAGGAGCAGCAGGTAGAGGATTTAGATGAAGGGTTTTGGATGGAGCATTATCCGAAACTTCAGCGATATTGTCATTTTCTAGCTCAAAATCCATGGGATGGTGACGATATTGCTCATGAAACGTACCTAAAGGCTCTAAAATATTGCACACAAAAGAATAAGCTGTCATCAGCATTATTAAACAAAATTGCATACCACCATTGGATTGACCAGCTTCGGAAAAGAAAAAACGAAAAAATAGGTGCAGAGGATGAACTTGCTCAGGGAGTTATGCTATACGATTTTGATGAAATGGCACATTCAGTTGATTTATTACTTAAACTGCTTACTCCCAAACAAGCCATCATATTTTTGCTTAAAGAATCTTTTCAATATCAAGGGAAAGAAATTGCTCATATTTTAGGCACAACGGAAATGGCAGTAAAGGCGAGTTTGAATCGTGCAAAAAAACGGCTGGCAAAAGAAGAACGGCAAACAAGTTCAGTTGAAACGTTTTGGAACGAAGAGGAAAGAGAGCAATTGGAACAATTATTTTATTCAGCGTTGAAAAATCAAGATCCCTCAATCCTGATTAAGTCCATTTCAACAATCATCAGTCTAAGGAAAGTACCTAACGTGATTATTGAAAATTCTGGCCGCACTCCTTCAAGCACTCTCTGCATGGCTGCCTAGCCAACCACGCTTTAAGGAGGACGAAAAAATGAGTGCAATCCCATATGTTATTGAACAATCGAATAGAGGAGAACGTTCTTACGATATTTATTCCCGGCTATTAAAGGACAGGATTATCATCATTGGGGATGAAATTAATGATCATGTGGCAAATAGTGTTGTGGCACAGCTATTGTTTTTAGCAGCAGATGCACCGGATAAAGAAATCTCTTTATACATTAACAGCCCTGGAGGCTCGACTTCCGCCGGATTTGCTATTTTTGATACCATGCAATATATAAAGCCTGATGTAAGAACAATTTGTACCGGTATGGCCGCTTCATTTGGTGCAATGCTTCTACTAGCAGGAACAAAAGGCAAACGTTATGCACTGCCAAACAGTGAAATTATGATTCATCAGCCATTAGGTGGTGTAAGAGGGCAGGCGACTGAAATCGAGATCTCCGCCCGAAGGATCTTAAAGCTTCGAGAACACATTAATCAAATTATCTCTGAACGGACTGGCCAACCTATTGAAAAAATAGCAAAGGATACGGATCGAGATTACTTCATGAGTGCAGAAGAAGCCAAAGAATATGGGATTATCGACGAAATACTATATCCAAAATGATGTAAAAACTGCTTGGATTTAATTAAATCCAAGCAGTTTTTTTAAAGAGAATTTGCTGCTTTTCGAGCCCTGATCTTAAAAAATAATCTCAATAAAGGAGGGACCGCAAAATAAATAAAAAACAGCCGAAATATCTGGTAACCTGTGACCAATGATAAATTGGCTTGCACCTCTTGGGCGAGAATGCCCATTTGATCCATGCCCCCTGGAGCAACGCTGAGAAAACTGGTTGAAGGGTTGATGTGGCTGTGACAAACAAGGATCATGCTTAATCCAAGTGAACCGATAATCATTACCATTCCGCTTATAAGCGCAAGGGTAATAATCCTAACTTTGTGCTCAAGCTTTTCAGGTTTTAATAAGAGGCCGATATAACCGCCGATCATAAATTGGGAAAAATTTATTACAGGTGTTGGTAAGGCAGGACCATGCAATCCAGTGATGTTAACCATGGCTGTCCCTAAGATTGGCCCTAACAAAAATGGGGTTGGAAACTTCCATTTAACAGCCATAAACGCGAAAATCAAACAGACAAATGCGAACAACAAAATGTTGGGAAACAGGGGTCCATTTGTAAAAGTGGTTGTTCCTGGCACCATTGATACAATATTAACGTTATGATTAAAAAATGGTCCAAAAATAAGGAAAGGAACAAAGAAAATGATCATCATCAGCCGAGCTACTTGCAGAAATGTTACAGTCGTAATATCAATGCCTTTAACTTCCTCTGCAAAAATAATCATTTGTGACAGACCGCCTGGAATGCTGCCAGTCAATACAGTTGGATAGTCTACTCCTGTCAGTTTAGAAACGGCAAGGGCAATGATAGCACAAAATACTACAAGTGTAATGGTCATGCACAGCATAGATGGTAATTTTTCAGCTATCTGTAAAAGAGCCCCCTTAGTAAAGGATAATCCAATAGAATATCCGACAATAATCAAGCCTGTATTTCGGATGTTACTTGGCCAATATAGCTGAATTTTTGATAACCTGGAACAGATAAAAACACAAATCATCGGACCAAGCAGCCATGGAATTGGTGAATGGATCACGGTGAACGTGATGCCGCCGATAATAGCTGTCACAAAAGCCAGAAAAAAACGGACTTTTTTGTCTTCAGTGTGAAAAACAAATTTTTTCATGTGAACCCTTCTGTCCTTTTAAAATAAATAATCCTGTTGTATCCAATTTCATATTTTATCATGGCTTATTTATTATTCAAATGTACCTGAGCCTAATCTTAAACAATTAGCCAGTTTTTATGTCTACACAAAAATAGTTTTTTAAGTTTTCTGAAAAACAAGAAGGAATTAACGATAAACAACTCGTATATGGTAAATAGTCGGCTATATTTTTCATTATGTGAATATGCGAGGTGAGTGGAAATGACGGTTGAAAAGGTTGAAGGAAAGTTATTGTGGGAACCTTCTAAAATGATGCAAGAAAAGTCTAATTTAAAACTATTTATGTCCTGGCTTCGGGAGAACCGTGGGCTATCCTTTCAAACATATGATGAGTTATGGAAATGGTCTGTGACCGATATTGAAGGTTTTTGGTCAGCGGTATGGCATTATTTTGAAATTGAAGCTAAAACACCATATGAGGAAGTTTTAGCAGATCGAAAAATGCCTGGAGCTAAATGGTTTACTGGTGCGACTCTAAACTATGTCGAGCATGTTTTCCGAAAAGAGTCCTCAGATCAAGCAGCAGTGATATTTGAAACGGAAATACGCCCTAAAGGGGAGTTGAAGTGGGAAGAGCTGAGAAGGAATACAGCAGCTATTGCGGAACATTTAAAGTTACTTGGTGTCAAACCAGGCGATCGTGTGGTAGCATATGCCTCCAATATTCATGAAACTCTAACTGCCTTTTTAGCCTGCGCTAGCATTGGTGCCATTTGGTCGAGCTGCGCCCCGGAATTTGGAATAATGAGTGTAATCGACCGCTTTAAACAGATTGAGCCTAAAGTATTATTTGCAGTAGATGGCTATCGTTATGGAGGCAAAGATTTTGACCGTTTGAATATGCTGAAAAAAATTCAGGAAGAATTGCCCTCCTTGCAGGAGACCATCGTAATTCCTTACTTAAATTCTCAGCCAGTTATAAATGAATTAAATGATGCTAAGGTTTGGGATGAAATTTTAAAAAATTATAAAGAAACACCATTAACTTTTGAGTCGGTTGCTTTCGATCATCCACTTTGGATCCTTTATTCCTCTGGAACAACAGGAAAGCCAAAAGCCATCGTCCAAAGTCATGGCGGTATTTTACTTGAGCATTTAAAGTTAGTGGGTTTACAAAAAGGATTAAAAAAGAATGACCGCTTTTTCTGGTATACTACCACAGGTTGGATGATGTGGAATGTCGTGGTGAGTGGCTTGCTAGCCGGTTCAACCATTTTGCTTTTTGATGGAAACCCGGGTTATCCGAATTATGAGACACTTTGGAAGTTTGCTGAATCAACTAAAATGACGGTATTTGGTACAAGTGCAAGTTTTATTACATCCTGTATGAAAGCTGGAATTAAACCGAAGAAGCAGTTCGATCTATCTCATTTAAATTCAATTGGTTCAACCGGTTCTCCGTTGCCTGTCAGTGGCTTTGAGTGGGTGTATAAATATGTTAAAGATGATATATGGTTATTTTCTACAAGCGGCGGAACTGATTTGTGTACGGCGTTTGTAGGAGGTGCGCCAATATTGCCAGTTCATGCCGGTGAACTCCAGTCGCGTTCCTTAGGAGCTTCTGTGAAAGCGTTTACTGATGATGGAGAAGAAATACTTGATGAAATAGGTGAACTGGTCATTACGGAACCAATGCCATCGATGCCAATCTATTTTTGGAATGATGAAAGTGGAGACCGTTATAAAGGAAGTTATTTTGATGTTTTTCCCGGAATTTGGCGCCACGGAGATTTTATAAGAATTACTTCAAGAGGAAGTGCTGTAATTTACGGCCGGTCTGATGCGACGATTAACCGCGGAGGAATTAGGATGGGTACAAGTGAAATATACAGCTCTCTTGAAGAAATTCCGGAAGTGCTAGATAGTTTGATTGTCGATGTCCCGATTACGGAAGATCAATCCTACATGCCATTATTTATTGTTCTA
Above is a genomic segment from Neobacillus endophyticus containing:
- a CDS encoding AbrB family transcriptional regulator — translated: MKKFVFHTEDKKVRFFLAFVTAIIGGITFTVIHSPIPWLLGPMICVFICSRLSKIQLYWPSNIRNTGLIIVGYSIGLSFTKGALLQIAEKLPSMLCMTITLVVFCAIIALAVSKLTGVDYPTVLTGSIPGGLSQMIIFAEEVKGIDITTVTFLQVARLMMIIFFVPFLIFGPFFNHNVNIVSMVPGTTTFTNGPLFPNILLFAFVCLIFAFMAVKWKFPTPFLLGPILGTAMVNITGLHGPALPTPVINFSQFMIGGYIGLLLKPEKLEHKVRIITLALISGMVMIIGSLGLSMILVCHSHINPSTSFLSVAPGGMDQMGILAQEVQANLSLVTGYQIFRLFFIYFAVPPLLRLFFKIRARKAANSL
- a CDS encoding sigma-70 family RNA polymerase sigma factor, whose amino-acid sequence is MSISSGDNIYDQEQQVEDLDEGFWMEHYPKLQRYCHFLAQNPWDGDDIAHETYLKALKYCTQKNKLSSALLNKIAYHHWIDQLRKRKNEKIGAEDELAQGVMLYDFDEMAHSVDLLLKLLTPKQAIIFLLKESFQYQGKEIAHILGTTEMAVKASLNRAKKRLAKEERQTSSVETFWNEEEREQLEQLFYSALKNQDPSILIKSISTIISLRKVPNVIIENSGRTPSSTLCMAA
- a CDS encoding acetoacetate--CoA ligase — translated: MTVEKVEGKLLWEPSKMMQEKSNLKLFMSWLRENRGLSFQTYDELWKWSVTDIEGFWSAVWHYFEIEAKTPYEEVLADRKMPGAKWFTGATLNYVEHVFRKESSDQAAVIFETEIRPKGELKWEELRRNTAAIAEHLKLLGVKPGDRVVAYASNIHETLTAFLACASIGAIWSSCAPEFGIMSVIDRFKQIEPKVLFAVDGYRYGGKDFDRLNMLKKIQEELPSLQETIVIPYLNSQPVINELNDAKVWDEILKNYKETPLTFESVAFDHPLWILYSSGTTGKPKAIVQSHGGILLEHLKLVGLQKGLKKNDRFFWYTTTGWMMWNVVVSGLLAGSTILLFDGNPGYPNYETLWKFAESTKMTVFGTSASFITSCMKAGIKPKKQFDLSHLNSIGSTGSPLPVSGFEWVYKYVKDDIWLFSTSGGTDLCTAFVGGAPILPVHAGELQSRSLGASVKAFTDDGEEILDEIGELVITEPMPSMPIYFWNDESGDRYKGSYFDVFPGIWRHGDFIRITSRGSAVIYGRSDATINRGGIRMGTSEIYSSLEEIPEVLDSLIVDVPITEDQSYMPLFIVLKEGSELSEDVKNRINQVIRQNCSPRHVPNEIFVVDELPKTLNGKKLEVPIKKILMGTSIEKAVNPGSLANPDVLQYFIDFKEKLNVN
- the clpP gene encoding ATP-dependent Clp endopeptidase proteolytic subunit ClpP, producing MPSQPRFKEDEKMSAIPYVIEQSNRGERSYDIYSRLLKDRIIIIGDEINDHVANSVVAQLLFLAADAPDKEISLYINSPGGSTSAGFAIFDTMQYIKPDVRTICTGMAASFGAMLLLAGTKGKRYALPNSEIMIHQPLGGVRGQATEIEISARRILKLREHINQIISERTGQPIEKIAKDTDRDYFMSAEEAKEYGIIDEILYPK
- a CDS encoding MATE family efflux transporter gives rise to the protein MNQTFTLKEKTKQIFILLVPILITQLGMFSMVFFNTIMSGKYHSDALAGVAIGSSIWNPVFTGISGILLAVSPIAAQRFGEKKPGEVSTIVKQGIYLSVILTILVIVAGIFTIHPILDKMNLPKNVDNTAFRYLVGLSFGILPLFIFNVLRSFIYALGKTRVIMIIMIASLPLNLFLNYVLIFGYWGFPELGGAGAGYATSITDWVIMAVTAWIVEKQEPFSSFQVLSNWREFSYDTCKEILKIGVPMGLSTFFETSMFAVVTILISKFNVTTVAAYQSALNIVSFLYMIPTSVSMALTVLIGFEVGAKRYKDAKVYSWLGIALAVVIALFTGLLVIIFRYQVAGLYSNETAVINLTADFLIFALFFQMSDATQVTAQAALRGYKDVNLAFIMTLIAYWAICLPVGYLLAHFTNLEARGYWIGLTVGLLAAGITLSGRLLYIQKRKFTNQELREVVG